In the Leptotrichia sp. oral taxon 212 genome, one interval contains:
- a CDS encoding HEAT repeat domain-containing protein, producing the protein MKISSKYEKEVDKLIKLIYDYWIKEKITKKDLDSSFSFTDEKKVEIIKEGFMQAIHEKNSDKIEYLTTSISTFKLFPKYSLDFVDIFSKLSKEEFHEEHETIASYFQRLHLPQTIDCIYELATSNFEKYQWDDNFALVRKCCFALGDINTPKAKEKLELLLQSDEEMIREHAMEQLKRCDFTNKDVE; encoded by the coding sequence ATGAAAATATCATCAAAATATGAAAAAGAAGTGGATAAATTAATTAAATTGATATATGACTATTGGATAAAAGAAAAAATAACAAAAAAAGATTTGGATTCAAGTTTTTCTTTTACAGATGAAAAAAAAGTAGAAATTATAAAAGAAGGATTTATGCAAGCAATTCATGAAAAAAATTCAGATAAAATAGAATATTTAACGACATCAATTAGTACATTTAAATTATTTCCGAAATATTCATTAGATTTTGTTGATATTTTTAGTAAATTATCAAAAGAAGAATTTCATGAAGAACATGAAACTATAGCATCATATTTTCAAAGACTACATTTACCCCAAACAATAGATTGTATATACGAACTAGCAACTTCGAATTTTGAAAAATATCAATGGGATGATAATTTTGCATTAGTGAGAAAATGCTGTTTTGCTTTGGGAGACATAAACACTCCTAAGGCGAAAGAAAAATTGGAATTATTATTACAAAGTGATGAAGAAATGATAAGAGAACATGCAATGGAGCAGCTGAAGAGATGTGATTTTACAAATAAGGATGTTGAGTAA